TTATTGATTGCATCAAAAAATACGCCGTTCCCACTAAGACAATTTTTCATATAAAAAACTTACAAATTACACAAAATGAAAAAGATAATAATAATTTTATTACTAATACTAGTTACGACGTATCCAATAAAAAAACTTATATATAAAGTTAAGAACTATTATAGTACAGCAATATTACAAAGAGAAATCGCTTCAATATTAGATAATCGTACCGATTTAAATAAATTTTACGTCAACAATGGCTATACAAACCCAGCCTGTTACATTGCCCATGGGGGAGGAATAGGGGAGTTTACATACACAAATAGCCTTGAAGCCATCTTGAATTCGCTAGAACGAGGATTCCAATTTATAGAAATTGATATGTTAGAAACATCTGATAACCACATCATCGGTGGACATGACTGGAAACATTTTAAAAGTATCACCGACCTGCGCGACACAGCAGACAAACCATTACCACTCAGCACCGCAAAAAATCAAAACATAAAACAAAAATACACTGTTATTTCCGGAGAAGAAATTGCAACCATCATGAAAGAACATCCGGACTTAATTTTAATAACAGATAAAATTAGAAACTATAAACTACTACTACAAGAAATACCATATCAAAACAGGATGATAGTTGAAGTCTTCAGCCCTCAAGACTACCTAAAAGCCCTCAGAGCAGGCATTAAATATCCAGCTTATTGTGTTTGGGGTATTAAACAGCTCGGGATCGCCAAACAGTTTAATTTTCCAATCATAACAATGGATGCAAAAAACTTCTTTGAAAATTCAGATTCCATAAGACTTGCACAAGAGCTGCACAACAAAAATGTGACAATTCTCTTATTTTATACCAGTTTCTCACAACGGGATACAACTGGATTTATAAAAAAACATGCGGGCAGATCTTTCAGCAAAGTATACACAGACACTTGGTCTCCATCCACTCTACCATAAACTTGATGTAAGCGCAGCGGCCGCTGCGCAGGGATAAACCGAGGACACGCCTATGGGAACTATTGTCTTGCTGTTTGTGGTAGGGCTGGTCGGCAGCGCTCTATTTGACCACTTTAACCTGCCCGGCGGCGCCATGACCGGAGCCATGCTGGCTGTCATCCTGTTCAAAAGCATGGGCAGCGTCACCACGCCGCCCACGCCGCACTGGCTCAGGTTTGTGGTCTATGGCTGCGTGGGCGTTCTGGTGGGCAATATGTACAACCCCGGCATGCTGGAGGCGGTACGCGACACCTGGCCGGTGATGTTGCTTTCCACCAGCATGATCATGCTGGCAGGGATTATCTGCACCTGGGTTGTAGCGCGCAGCGGGGCGCTCTCCGTGGGCGGCGCGTATCTGGCCACCAGCCCCGGCGGCTTCAATGCCATGGTGGCTCTTTCGGGCGGCACAGGACAGGAAGCGCCCATAGTCATGGTCTACCACCTGGTGCGCATCTACACCATTGTACTGCTGGCCCCGCTGGTGGGCCGCGTGCTGGGGGTCTTCATCAAATAAAAAGGACGCCTTCAGGAACACGCTGCCCTCAAAGGCGTCCTTCGCCGTTTCGCAAGAAATCTACTTGAGGATGTACGCGCTGACGATTTCGCCGTAATAGGCAATATGTGCGTCCCGGTTGGAACCCACGGCAGAGCCGTCCACATCCTGCGGATAGCAGGCGTCCTTAAACTTTGGAGTCAGGGCGGCCAGATCCTGCTGCTGGCTGTAGACGACCTTGCATTCCAGCGTCAACGGAAACTCCCTGACGGCCGGCACGGACACGACCTCCGGCGCAACCAGCGTGAGCCCGGCCGCCTGAATCTTGTCCATATTCCTGCCGCACTTGCCCCCGCACACGCCGATGATTTTTTTGTCGTACGGACCCACCGGCACGTTGACGGTAAATTCCGGATTCTTGTCCAGCTGCTCCCTGGTAAAGCGGTGTTCGCGCACAAAGGCAATAAAAATGGGGGTCTGCCACTCAAGGCCCAGGGTTCCCCAGCCGATGACCATGCTGTTGACATTGTCGCCGGCCTTGGTGGTGAGCAACACGCCCTTGGGCAGGGCCGCAAAAATGTCTTTGGCGTAGTCAAAAGGGACGATTTTCATTTTTTCCATTGGATGCACCATATTCCTGTTGCAAGAGGGATAATGCTTTGCCCACGGCGTCACTGTACCGCTTTTCCGCAGCGCGGCCAAGGGCGGCGGGGCGGCGTTGGCCGGGACGCAGCAGGGAATAATAAAACAAGCCCCACAAGGCGCGATAGGCCTTGCAGGGCTTTGTGGAGCCATATTCTGGCGGAGGGAGAGGGATTTGAACCCCCGTGGGGCGTAAACCCCAAATGGTTTTCAAGACCACCGCGATCAACCGCTCTGCCATCCCTCCGCAGCTCGCGCCGGGCCGCCGACACAGCCGAACCCGCCCGCAGAGCCCGCACAGCATACCCGGAACAGCCGCAATATTCAAATGAAAAGCGCGCGAACTTCCGCGCGCGCCCAACCCTTTTTATGAAGCCTCAAGGGGGCGGCGCGCCAGCCGTAAGAGCAGCCCCGGCCCCGGCGGACTTGCCACTTTCTGACGCAGGTTGTAGGCTGCCTTGCAGGTAAACCGGCCGCGCGTCGGCTGTCAGGAGGTTTTTCATGGCCAGTGCACAGAGCAACAAGGGCGACGCCCCCACCCCCAAGTCCACCCCGGACGCAAGGCAGGCCCCCGCCGCCGGGCAGGATTCCTCCGCGCCAGGAACGGACGGCACGCCGCACAAGCGCGCCGTCAGCCCCTTGGTCTTCGGCCTGGCCGTAGCTCTGGCCCTGGTGCTGGGCCTCTATGTGGGCTCTCTGGCGCCTGCCCTGTTTGCGCCCGCGTCGGATTCCGGCCCCGGACGACAGGCCGCGCCCGCGGCCCCGCCAGCGCCTTCTGCCGCGCCTTCTGCCGCACAGGAAAACCAACCGCCCATGCCGCCGGAGCTCGCCGCCAAAATCGCGGAGTTGGAAAAAGCCGTGCTCGCCGCCCCGGACAAGGCCGCCCTCTGGACCAGCCTGGGCAACCTCTACTTTGACACAGGGCAGGCCCGCAAGGCCGCATCCGCCTATGAGCGGTCCCTGGCTCTAGCTCCGGACGACCCCGACGTGCTCACCGACCTGGGCATCATGCACCGGGAACTGGGAGAATTTGAAAAGGCCGTGGCCGACTTCCGCCGCGCCTCCACCGTTAATCCGCGTCATGAAAACGCCATGTTCAACGAGGGCGTGGTCCTCTACTACGACCTCAAGCGCAAAAATGAAGCGCTCAAAGCCTGGCAGCGCCTGCTGGCGGTCAACCCCGCGGCGCACGCTCCTGACGGCAAGGCGGTGGCCGATCTCATCCGGCAATTGCAGTAAGCGCCCTTGGCAAAGATACAGGCGGAGCACCCATGACTGCATTTTTTCCCGGCCCGGGCCGTTCTCCCGGGCAGACCCCGTCCCGGCGCGGATCCGGCGTCATCCACACTACCGTCATCCCGTACCCCCGCCCTGCAGCAGCCTCCCCCTGCGCGCCTGCCGCCCTTGACACGGCCCGGAAGACGAAACTCCGGCAGGTCGGCGTTCTGCTGCTTTGCCTGCTCTGCCTCTGCGTCCTGCCCTGCCGCGTGACCGCGGGGCCCATACCGCCCACGCCCGCCGCGCCCCACATGGGCCTGCTGCCCTATCTTGAAGCATTTCTGGACCCCACGGGCAGCATGGACGTAGATGAAGTGGCGGCCCCGGCCAACAACGCCGCCTTCCGGCCCCTGACGCTCCAGGCCCTGCCCCGAACCACGGGCGTGCTCTGGTTACGCTTTACCCTTGCCCCCTTGCCGCAAGGGCTGCGCCCGCCCACCCTGCTGCTGGACCTGGGCCCCGCCGTACCGGCAGACCCCGTGCTCTACGCGCCGTACACCGACCCCCTGACCCAGGCCGCCGCCTGGCGCGAAACCAGGCCCAGCCAGCGCAATGTGCTGCTTTTGCCCGAAGCCGCCGACCAGCCCCGGACCTGCTTCCTGCGCCTGGACGGCCTGCCGGGGCCGTGGTTTGCGCCCACGCTCCGCACCCCGCAGGACGCCGCCAGCAACTGGGACAGCCTGGCGGGCACGGCGGCCGTGCTGGCTCTGGGCGTAGTGCTGCTGCTTTGCCTGCTGCGCGGCCTTTCAGAAAAAGGCCAGTGGCGCGCCTGGACGGCCCTGTATGTGGGCATGGCCCTGCTCCAGGCCGTACTGGGCATGCCCGCCTACGGCGAAGGCCGCATAACCCCGGCTGAGGCAGCCGCCGTACTTTCGCCGGGCCTGGCCCTCATGCTGCTGCCCCATGTGGGACGGCACCTGCTGCGCACCCGCGGCCGCTCCCGCGCCCTGGACGTACAGTTTCTGCTGCTTTCCCTGCCCGGCGCGGCCTTGGCCCTGCTGCCGCTGCTGCCCGGCTACGGCTGGCTGATCCGCTACCTGGCGCTCTGGCCCGCAGGCGCCCTGCTGTTTGTGCCCACGGCCCTGGCCGGGGCGCTTATGGGCCTGGGCGGGGCGCGGCGCTTTCTGCTGGGCTGCCTGGTGCCGCCGCTGTTCGTGGCCGCCAGCATTCTGGGGCTGGACCAAGGCTACGCGGCCGGGCTGCTGGCCGCGGCCCCGCTCTGGGGCACGGCCTTGAGCGCCCTGCTCATCGCGGGCACGGGCCAGCCCAGAGACATGGCCGCCGCGCAGACAAAGGCCGCCGCACCCGCAGCCGACCCCCTGCTGGCTTTGGCGACAGATCCCGTTCAGCCCGGCCAGACGGCATCCGCCGCCTCCGGAAACCCGGATGTCATCACCCTGGACCAGCCCCTGGATGACCCCAATCTGCGTCTGCTCCCCAGCCTGGAGCCCGCGTCTGGCGATGCGCTGTCGGACCTTTCCGGCCTGCCCGACGGCTCGGACTGGTCTCCGTCCGCAGCCCCCATGCCCGCAGCCCCTACGCCCACGCGTTCCGCCGACGTGGCAACGGCGGCGCACAGAGAAGCCCTGCGCCCGCCGCTGGAAAAAATCTTGCGGGAGGGCACGGCCCTGCTGGGCTGCGCACTGCCGCCGGCCGTGCGCCAACACGCAGAGAATCTGCGCAGCGCCGCCGACGAACTGGCGCGCGTCCTGGACAATCCCGGCGCGCTTGCCCAGGCCCCCGCCGGCCCGCCGGCCCGTACAGCCTTCAACCTGCAGCACCTGGTGCGCGAAGCCCACGACGCCGTATCCGTGGCGGCGGAAAACGCGGGCATAGGCCTGGCGTGGTATTTGCCGCCCCTTTTGGGACATATGTATGAAGGACCGGGCCAAGCCCTGCGCCAGGTGCTGGACGGCCTGCTGGAAAGCGCCGTACGCGCCACGGCCCACGGGGCCGTACACC
The sequence above is a segment of the Desulfovibrio legallii genome. Coding sequences within it:
- a CDS encoding AbrB family transcriptional regulator, whose amino-acid sequence is MGTIVLLFVVGLVGSALFDHFNLPGGAMTGAMLAVILFKSMGSVTTPPTPHWLRFVVYGCVGVLVGNMYNPGMLEAVRDTWPVMLLSTSMIMLAGIICTWVVARSGALSVGGAYLATSPGGFNAMVALSGGTGQEAPIVMVYHLVRIYTIVLLAPLVGRVLGVFIK
- a CDS encoding flavin reductase family protein, which translates into the protein MEKMKIVPFDYAKDIFAALPKGVLLTTKAGDNVNSMVIGWGTLGLEWQTPIFIAFVREHRFTREQLDKNPEFTVNVPVGPYDKKIIGVCGGKCGRNMDKIQAAGLTLVAPEVVSVPAVREFPLTLECKVVYSQQQDLAALTPKFKDACYPQDVDGSAVGSNRDAHIAYYGEIVSAYILK
- a CDS encoding tetratricopeptide repeat protein — translated: MASAQSNKGDAPTPKSTPDARQAPAAGQDSSAPGTDGTPHKRAVSPLVFGLAVALALVLGLYVGSLAPALFAPASDSGPGRQAAPAAPPAPSAAPSAAQENQPPMPPELAAKIAELEKAVLAAPDKAALWTSLGNLYFDTGQARKAASAYERSLALAPDDPDVLTDLGIMHRELGEFEKAVADFRRASTVNPRHENAMFNEGVVLYYDLKRKNEALKAWQRLLAVNPAAHAPDGKAVADLIRQLQ